One genomic segment of Terrihabitans soli includes these proteins:
- a CDS encoding tetratricopeptide repeat protein, translating into MPFFDSTFRRSLLAAVAATALLTGCATKKEPAVTGSIERSAPALEQAKSLAKAGRNEEALAALAKMNGKTPDWRAYNLQGTILDRMGRMDDAQKQYQAALKLAPNDPGVMSNLGLSLALSQKPTEAESILRRAAALPTATPKVRQNLALVLALQGKYAEAEELARRDLPADQAAANVKYWKQTMKPAAAKAQAPTAAPKPKDPVETGSLNLR; encoded by the coding sequence ATGCCCTTTTTTGACAGCACTTTTCGCCGCTCGCTTCTTGCCGCCGTGGCGGCAACCGCCCTTCTGACGGGCTGCGCCACCAAAAAGGAGCCGGCTGTGACCGGCTCGATCGAAAGGTCCGCTCCGGCGCTCGAACAGGCCAAATCGCTGGCCAAGGCCGGGCGCAATGAGGAGGCTCTCGCCGCCCTCGCGAAAATGAACGGCAAGACGCCCGATTGGCGCGCCTATAACCTCCAGGGCACCATCCTCGACCGGATGGGCCGGATGGACGACGCGCAGAAGCAATATCAGGCGGCCCTCAAGCTCGCGCCGAATGATCCGGGCGTGATGTCCAATCTCGGCCTGTCGCTCGCTTTGTCGCAGAAGCCAACCGAAGCCGAGAGCATACTGCGCCGCGCCGCGGCGCTGCCGACGGCAACCCCGAAAGTGCGACAGAACCTCGCCCTCGTTCTTGCGCTGCAGGGAAAATATGCCGAAGCGGAAGAACTCGCCCGGCGCGATCTTCCGGCCGATCAGGCGGCGGCAAACGTCAAATACTGGAAGCAGACGATGAAGCCGGCGGCCGCCAAGGCACAGGCGCCGACAGCAGCGCCGAAGCCGAAGGACCCGGTTGAGACCGGCAGCCTCAATCTGCGCTGA
- a CDS encoding extracellular solute-binding protein, with amino-acid sequence MIDRRSVLLLGGSAAATALMPRGAAAQTPAATSHGMSIFGDLKYPAGFKHFDYVNPTAPKGGRFSYSPSMWAYNQNPNTFNTLNTLIVKGDAPVGLTIIFASLMVRALDEPDAIYGLVAESVTVEDEKILYRFKLRPEARFHDGTPITSEDVKFSIDTLKKDGHPSLAQPLRDVAAVEISGPHEVAVRFTGKQPRDVPLAVAGLPILSKAFYTTHPFNESTMTPPLGSGPYKVGAMAAGRFIEYERVKDWWGNDLPAALGQNNFDIVRVEFFRDRQVALEGFKGGTYWYREEFTSRHWATAYDFPALMEKRVIRFELPDERASAAQGWWINLRRKKFQDPRVREALDLAFDFEWTNAKLMYGSYTRTHSVFEGSDMKAVGLPSAEELVLLEPYRGKIPDEAFGEPYVPPVSDGSGKDRKLLMRAQKLLQDAGLKREGGTLLDSEGKPFEIEFLDDDPIFSPHVQAYIKNLEFLGIKGSQRIVDAAQFNLRENEFDFDLMPRRFAFTSTPGEALRRYFGSEAADIKGSVNLPGVKDPAIDALIEVAVNADTREKLNIACRALDRVLRAGRYWVPHWYKGTHWIATWDVFSRPETKPRYGLPSETTWWFDTEKAARIGIKL; translated from the coding sequence TTGATCGACCGGCGCAGCGTTCTTCTTCTCGGCGGCAGCGCAGCTGCGACGGCGCTCATGCCGCGCGGTGCGGCAGCGCAGACGCCCGCTGCCACGAGCCACGGCATGTCGATTTTTGGCGATCTGAAATATCCCGCCGGGTTCAAGCATTTCGACTATGTGAATCCGACCGCGCCGAAAGGCGGGCGGTTTTCCTATTCGCCGAGCATGTGGGCTTACAATCAGAACCCCAACACCTTCAACACGCTGAACACGCTGATCGTCAAAGGCGACGCGCCGGTTGGACTGACGATTATATTTGCGAGCCTCATGGTGCGTGCGCTCGATGAGCCGGATGCGATCTACGGGCTTGTCGCCGAAAGCGTCACCGTCGAAGACGAAAAAATCCTCTACCGGTTCAAGCTGCGGCCCGAGGCGCGCTTTCATGACGGCACGCCGATCACTTCCGAAGACGTGAAATTCTCGATCGACACACTGAAAAAAGACGGCCATCCGAGCCTCGCTCAGCCGCTCCGCGATGTCGCCGCCGTTGAAATCTCGGGGCCCCACGAGGTCGCGGTCCGCTTTACCGGCAAGCAGCCGCGCGATGTGCCGCTGGCCGTTGCCGGACTGCCGATCCTCTCGAAGGCGTTCTACACAACCCATCCCTTCAATGAATCGACGATGACGCCGCCGCTCGGTTCGGGTCCCTACAAGGTTGGCGCTATGGCCGCCGGCCGTTTCATCGAATATGAACGCGTCAAGGACTGGTGGGGGAACGATCTCCCGGCGGCGCTCGGCCAGAACAATTTCGACATTGTCCGCGTCGAGTTCTTCCGCGACCGCCAGGTCGCGCTCGAAGGCTTTAAAGGCGGCACCTATTGGTATCGCGAAGAGTTCACCTCGCGCCATTGGGCGACAGCTTACGATTTCCCGGCGCTCATGGAAAAGCGCGTCATCCGCTTCGAACTACCCGACGAACGCGCTTCCGCCGCGCAGGGCTGGTGGATCAATCTCCGCCGCAAGAAGTTCCAGGACCCGCGCGTGCGCGAGGCCCTCGATCTCGCCTTCGATTTCGAATGGACCAACGCCAAGCTGATGTACGGCTCGTACACGCGCACGCATTCGGTATTCGAAGGCTCCGATATGAAGGCCGTTGGTCTTCCTTCCGCGGAGGAGCTTGTGCTTCTCGAACCTTATCGCGGCAAGATTCCGGATGAGGCGTTCGGCGAACCCTATGTTCCGCCGGTCAGCGACGGCTCGGGCAAGGACCGCAAACTCCTGATGCGAGCCCAGAAGCTTCTTCAGGACGCCGGGCTGAAGCGTGAAGGCGGCACGCTGCTCGACAGCGAAGGAAAGCCGTTCGAAATCGAATTTCTCGACGACGACCCGATCTTCTCGCCGCATGTCCAGGCTTACATCAAGAACCTTGAATTTCTGGGTATCAAAGGATCGCAGCGCATCGTCGATGCGGCACAGTTCAATCTGCGCGAAAACGAGTTCGACTTCGACCTCATGCCGCGCCGCTTCGCGTTCACCTCGACGCCGGGCGAGGCGCTGCGCCGCTATTTTGGCTCGGAAGCCGCCGATATCAAAGGCTCCGTCAATCTCCCGGGCGTCAAAGATCCGGCGATCGATGCGCTGATCGAGGTCGCCGTGAATGCCGATACGCGCGAGAAGCTGAACATCGCATGCCGCGCGCTCGACCGGGTGCTGCGCGCGGGGCGCTATTGGGTGCCGCATTGGTACAAAGGCACGCACTGGATCGCGACCTGGGATGTTTTCAGCCGTCCCGAGACCAAACCCCGCTATGGCCTCCCGTCCGAAACCACATGGTGGTTCGATACGGAAAAAGCCGCGCGCATCGGCATAAAGCTGTAG
- a CDS encoding M17 family metallopeptidase — MLFVAVCASRSFVHLLLLPPGSPALPIWPLAKGQDAAHLPEAARAWMTSVAYEPAPGRVLLVPGADGAILGVIFGVEPDDAPSRDPFLAANLARDLPAGAYRFEGKLADPRLSLVGFLLGTYRFDRYRKPDIRTVQIVLPDGVDPAEIFRIAEGVRLARDLVNTPANDMGPDELEAAARELCGRHGGWFVSVTGEELERGFPLIQAVGSSSPRAPRLIDFSWGEETHPRVTLVGKGVCFDTGGLDIKPDAAMLIMKKDMGGAANVLGLAHMIMDARLQVRLRVLIPAVENSVSGTSFRPGDVYRSRKGISVEIGNTDAEGRLVLADALALADEEAPDLLIDLATLTGAARVALGPELPPLFTDDDTLANDLMRIGFAENDPVWRLPLWQRYDRLLDSKIADMNNVASGGHAGSIIAALFLKRFVENAKAWAHLDIFAWTPSARPGRPEGGEAHAIRAIYGLLKERYGA, encoded by the coding sequence ATGCTGTTTGTAGCTGTGTGCGCGTCGAGGTCTTTTGTGCATCTTCTTCTTCTGCCCCCCGGTTCTCCGGCTCTTCCGATCTGGCCCCTCGCAAAGGGGCAGGATGCGGCGCATCTGCCGGAGGCGGCCCGCGCCTGGATGACATCTGTTGCCTATGAGCCTGCGCCCGGCCGGGTTCTTCTCGTGCCCGGCGCCGATGGTGCGATCCTGGGCGTCATTTTCGGCGTCGAGCCGGACGATGCGCCGAGCCGCGATCCGTTCCTGGCCGCAAATCTCGCCCGCGATCTGCCGGCCGGTGCCTATCGTTTTGAAGGCAAGCTTGCGGATCCGCGCCTGTCTCTGGTCGGCTTTCTCCTCGGCACCTACAGATTCGACCGCTACCGCAAACCCGATATCCGCACGGTGCAGATCGTGCTGCCGGATGGCGTCGATCCGGCGGAAATCTTCCGCATCGCCGAAGGCGTTCGCCTCGCACGCGATCTCGTCAATACACCAGCAAACGATATGGGGCCGGACGAGTTGGAGGCAGCGGCCCGTGAATTGTGCGGACGTCATGGCGGCTGGTTTGTGTCGGTCACGGGAGAAGAGCTTGAACGCGGCTTCCCGCTGATCCAGGCGGTCGGCTCATCGAGCCCGCGCGCGCCGCGGCTGATTGACTTTTCCTGGGGTGAGGAAACTCATCCGCGCGTGACGCTTGTCGGCAAAGGCGTCTGCTTCGACACAGGCGGCCTCGACATCAAGCCCGATGCGGCCATGCTGATCATGAAGAAGGATATGGGGGGCGCCGCCAATGTGCTCGGCCTTGCTCATATGATCATGGATGCGCGCCTGCAGGTGCGCCTGCGCGTGCTCATTCCTGCCGTCGAAAATTCTGTGTCCGGGACGAGCTTCCGCCCGGGCGATGTCTATCGCAGCCGAAAAGGCATCTCCGTCGAAATCGGCAATACGGACGCTGAAGGGCGTCTTGTTCTCGCGGATGCGTTGGCTTTAGCCGATGAGGAAGCGCCCGATCTTCTGATCGATCTGGCAACGCTCACCGGCGCGGCACGCGTCGCACTCGGGCCCGAGCTTCCGCCGCTTTTCACGGATGATGATACGCTCGCAAACGATCTCATGCGCATCGGCTTTGCGGAAAACGATCCCGTCTGGCGCCTGCCGCTGTGGCAGCGGTACGATCGCCTTCTGGATTCCAAGATCGCCGACATGAACAATGTCGCGAGCGGTGGTCATGCCGGTTCGATCATCGCCGCGCTGTTTCTCAAGCGCTTTGTCGAAAACGCCAAAGCCTGGGCGCATTTGGACATCTTCGCCTGGACGCCCTCGGCGCGCCCCGGCCGTCCGGAAGGCGGCGAAGCGCATGCCATCCGCGCCATCTACGGCCTTCTGAAGGAACGCTATGGCGCCTGA
- a CDS encoding microcin C ABC transporter permease YejB encodes MAAYIARRLLLMIPTLVGIMLITFAIVQFAPGGPVERIIAQIQGSDVSATGRFGGSAGGDLGNAPTPGNFSGDPVTNRYRGAQGLDPEFIKQLEKQFGFDKPAYERFFQMLWNYARFDFGDSYFRDVSVLSLIAEKMPVSISLGLWMTLLTYAISIPLGIKKAVTDGSRFDVWTSTLIIVGYAIPGFLFAILLIVLFAGGSFLDWFPLRGLTSDNWSALPWYSKIIDYFWHLTLPLFSMAVGAFATATLLTKNSFLDEIRKQYVQTARMKGLTERRVLYGHVFRNAMLILIAGFPGTFISAFFTGALLIETIFSLDGLGLLGFESVVNRDYGVVFATAYIFGLMGLITGLLSDLTYAWVDPRIDFESRRL; translated from the coding sequence ATGGCCGCCTATATCGCCCGCCGCCTTCTGCTGATGATCCCGACCCTGGTCGGCATTATGCTGATCACATTCGCCATCGTTCAGTTCGCGCCGGGCGGGCCGGTCGAGCGCATTATCGCGCAGATTCAGGGTTCTGACGTTTCGGCCACCGGCCGGTTCGGCGGCTCCGCCGGCGGCGATCTTGGCAATGCCCCCACACCCGGAAACTTCTCCGGCGACCCCGTCACAAACCGCTATCGCGGCGCGCAGGGTCTCGATCCGGAATTCATCAAACAGCTCGAAAAGCAGTTCGGCTTCGACAAGCCGGCGTATGAGCGCTTCTTCCAGATGCTGTGGAACTATGCGCGCTTCGATTTCGGCGACAGCTATTTCCGCGACGTCTCCGTGTTGAGCCTGATCGCCGAAAAAATGCCGGTATCGATTTCGCTCGGGCTCTGGATGACGCTTCTCACTTATGCCATTTCGATCCCGCTCGGCATCAAGAAGGCCGTCACCGACGGCTCGCGCTTCGATGTCTGGACATCGACCCTGATCATTGTCGGCTACGCTATCCCGGGCTTTCTGTTTGCGATCCTTCTGATCGTTCTTTTCGCGGGCGGCTCCTTCCTCGACTGGTTCCCGCTGCGCGGCCTGACTTCGGATAATTGGAGCGCCCTGCCCTGGTATTCGAAGATCATCGATTATTTCTGGCATCTGACGCTGCCGCTGTTCTCGATGGCCGTCGGCGCATTTGCGACGGCGACACTTCTGACCAAGAACTCGTTCCTGGACGAAATCCGCAAGCAGTATGTCCAGACGGCACGGATGAAGGGCCTCACCGAACGGCGCGTTCTTTACGGGCACGTCTTCCGTAATGCGATGCTGATCCTCATCGCCGGATTTCCCGGAACCTTCATAAGCGCCTTTTTCACCGGCGCGCTTCTGATCGAGACGATCTTCTCGCTCGACGGGCTCGGGCTTTTGGGCTTTGAGAGCGTCGTCAACCGCGACTACGGCGTCGTTTTCGCGACGGCCTATATTTTCGGTCTGATGGGCCTCATCACCGGCCTGCTCTCGGACCTGACCTATGCCTGGGTCGATCCGCGCATCGACTTCGAAAGCCGGCGGCTCTGA
- a CDS encoding ABC transporter ATP-binding protein, producing the protein MSETPLLSVRDLSVAFGQGGNEMLAVDRISFDIKKGETLALVGESGSGKSVTALSILKLLPYPAAKHPSGEVLFRGDNLLDADERDLRRVRGADISMVFQEPMTSLNPLHSIERQVGEILEIHRGWSKTKIRARVLELLEQVGIRNAAERLDALPHQLSGGQRQRVMIAMALANEPDLLIADEPTTALDVTVQAQILKLLEELQQKLGMAMLFITHDLGLVRKIADRVCVMTRGKIVETGPVADVFGKPQHDYTKHLLAAEPKGSPPPVDTKAPIIVSSDDLKVWYPIKRGFFQKTVGHVKAVDGVSVQVREGQTLGIVGESGSGKTTLGLALLRLISSEGPIVYLGTRIDDKDRAGMRPLRKDMQIVFQDPFGSLSPRMPVVDIVAEGLKIHGAKRSSAEHRAAVAKALEEVGLDPAHMDRYPHEFSGGQRQRIAIARAMALNPKFVVLDEPTSALDMSVQAQIVDLLRDLQKRHGLSYLFISHDLKVVRALASEVLVLKDGKVIEQGTAREIFDAPKNDYTKALIAAALDLEVAGAAAR; encoded by the coding sequence ATGAGCGAGACGCCGCTTCTTTCGGTCCGCGATCTTTCCGTCGCTTTCGGTCAGGGCGGCAACGAAATGCTGGCCGTCGACCGCATCTCGTTCGATATCAAGAAGGGCGAGACGCTGGCGCTTGTCGGCGAATCCGGTTCCGGAAAATCCGTCACCGCGCTGTCGATCCTGAAGCTCCTGCCCTATCCGGCAGCAAAACATCCGTCGGGAGAAGTTCTCTTTCGCGGCGACAATCTCCTCGACGCCGACGAGCGGGATCTGCGCCGCGTACGCGGCGCCGATATTTCCATGGTCTTCCAGGAGCCGATGACCTCGCTCAATCCGCTGCACTCGATCGAGCGGCAGGTCGGCGAAATTCTGGAAATCCATCGCGGCTGGTCGAAGACGAAAATCCGCGCCCGCGTTCTCGAACTTCTCGAACAGGTCGGTATCCGTAATGCGGCAGAACGGCTCGATGCTCTGCCGCATCAGCTGTCCGGCGGCCAGCGCCAGCGCGTGATGATCGCGATGGCTCTGGCGAACGAGCCCGATCTTCTTATCGCCGACGAGCCGACAACGGCGCTCGACGTAACGGTTCAGGCGCAGATCCTGAAGCTGCTCGAAGAGCTTCAGCAAAAGCTTGGCATGGCGATGCTGTTCATCACGCACGATCTAGGTCTTGTGCGCAAGATCGCCGACCGCGTCTGTGTGATGACGCGCGGCAAGATCGTCGAAACCGGTCCTGTTGCCGATGTCTTCGGCAAACCGCAGCACGACTATACGAAACATCTTCTGGCCGCCGAACCGAAAGGATCGCCGCCACCGGTCGACACAAAGGCGCCTATCATCGTCTCAAGCGATGATCTCAAAGTCTGGTATCCCATCAAGCGCGGCTTCTTCCAGAAAACGGTCGGGCATGTGAAAGCCGTCGATGGTGTCAGCGTGCAAGTCCGCGAAGGACAGACGCTCGGCATTGTCGGCGAATCCGGCTCCGGCAAAACGACGCTCGGCCTTGCACTTCTGCGCCTCATCTCGTCCGAAGGTCCGATCGTCTATCTCGGCACCCGCATCGACGATAAAGACCGTGCCGGCATGCGGCCTTTGCGCAAGGACATGCAGATCGTTTTCCAGGATCCGTTCGGATCTCTCTCGCCGCGCATGCCCGTGGTCGATATCGTTGCCGAAGGCCTGAAAATCCACGGCGCGAAAAGGTCCTCAGCGGAACACCGTGCGGCGGTGGCAAAGGCGCTCGAAGAGGTTGGTCTCGATCCCGCGCATATGGACCGCTATCCGCACGAATTCTCCGGCGGGCAGCGTCAGCGCATCGCGATTGCCCGCGCCATGGCACTCAATCCAAAATTCGTTGTTCTCGACGAGCCGACCTCAGCACTCGATATGTCGGTGCAGGCGCAGATCGTCGATCTCTTGCGCGATCTGCAGAAGCGCCACGGGCTGTCCTATCTCTTTATCTCGCACGATCTCAAAGTGGTGCGGGCGCTGGCGAGCGAGGTTCTCGTTCTAAAAGACGGCAAGGTGATCGAGCAGGGCACGGCGCGCGAGATTTTCGATGCACCGAAGAACGATTACACAAAGGCGCTGATTGCTGCGGCGCTCGATCTCGAAGTCGCCGGCGCAGCCGCGCGCTGA
- a CDS encoding C40 family peptidase, whose protein sequence is MAPDPRLTPPEGIGIPARIAAGAAPLRKEPRPDAPLLTEAIFGEPVEVYGQNEGWAHVQLQNDLYVGWLPGWALDTPLQPTHRVTALRSFVFPGPDIKLPPHEMLSIGSRVTVIGEQGPFAIIAPRGYAVARHLESLAHTEKDFVAVAERFAGTPYLWGGKTSLGLDCSGLVQISLDAVGTKAPRDTDLQEKAIGAEVPFERGSALQRGDLVFWKGHVAIARGDGTLIHANAHHMAVAIEPAEEAIARIKAAGSEITSIRRI, encoded by the coding sequence ATGGCGCCTGATCCGCGTCTGACGCCGCCGGAAGGCATTGGTATTCCGGCGCGCATCGCTGCCGGGGCCGCGCCTTTGCGCAAGGAGCCGCGTCCCGACGCGCCGCTTCTGACCGAGGCGATTTTCGGCGAACCGGTCGAGGTGTATGGCCAGAATGAGGGCTGGGCGCATGTCCAGCTGCAGAACGATCTTTATGTCGGCTGGCTGCCCGGCTGGGCGCTCGATACGCCGCTTCAGCCGACGCATCGCGTCACAGCGCTGCGCAGCTTCGTTTTCCCCGGCCCCGACATCAAACTGCCGCCGCATGAAATGCTGTCCATCGGCAGTCGCGTCACCGTGATAGGCGAGCAGGGGCCCTTCGCGATCATCGCCCCGCGCGGCTATGCCGTGGCGCGTCATCTCGAATCGCTGGCGCATACGGAGAAGGATTTTGTTGCGGTTGCCGAGCGCTTTGCCGGTACACCTTATCTATGGGGCGGCAAGACGAGCCTTGGGCTCGATTGCTCCGGCCTGGTCCAGATCTCTCTCGATGCCGTCGGCACAAAAGCGCCGCGCGATACCGATCTGCAGGAAAAGGCGATCGGCGCCGAAGTTCCGTTCGAGCGCGGCTCAGCGTTGCAGCGCGGCGATCTTGTGTTCTGGAAAGGCCATGTTGCGATTGCGCGCGGCGACGGCACACTCATCCACGCCAATGCGCATCATATGGCAGTTGCAATCGAACCGGCGGAAGAAGCTATTGCGCGGATCAAAGCCGCGGGCAGCGAAATCACCTCGATCCGCCGCATCTGA
- a CDS encoding ABC transporter permease, with amino-acid sequence MASALPPVIPPPAHSSAPITEPPPRRERFNVSPINRRRWRTFRANRRGFWSLVVFLVLFVGSLFAEFIANDQPFMVYHDGGIYMPAFKTYSETDFGGDFPSDADYRDPYLQKLIADKGGFMIWPPIRYSYDTINLNLPVPAPAPPTWMLTAEQCQTAGSAPDCAGLEWNWLGTDDQGRDVVARLIYGFRISVLFGLILTIASAIIGVSAGAVQGYYGGWIDLLFQRFIEIWTSIPTLYLLIILSAVLAPGFWILLGIMLLFTWVGFVGFVRAEFLRARNLEYVRAAQALGVGTKTIMWRHLLPNATVATLTFMPFILNGSITTLTSLDFLGFGLPPGSASLGELLAQGKANLQAPWLGIMGFLSIAVMLSLLVFIGEAVRDAFDPRKSFA; translated from the coding sequence ATGGCGTCCGCTCTTCCGCCCGTGATCCCGCCGCCTGCTCACAGCAGCGCACCGATTACCGAGCCGCCGCCGCGCCGAGAACGCTTCAACGTATCGCCGATCAACCGCCGCCGCTGGCGGACCTTCCGCGCCAATCGCCGCGGGTTCTGGTCGCTTGTTGTTTTTCTCGTGCTGTTCGTCGGCTCTCTGTTTGCCGAGTTCATCGCCAACGATCAGCCATTCATGGTCTATCATGACGGCGGCATCTATATGCCGGCGTTCAAGACCTATTCGGAGACGGATTTCGGCGGCGATTTTCCGTCCGATGCCGATTACCGCGATCCTTATCTGCAAAAGCTGATTGCGGACAAAGGCGGCTTCATGATCTGGCCGCCGATCCGCTATTCCTACGACACGATCAATCTCAACCTTCCGGTCCCCGCGCCGGCGCCGCCGACTTGGATGCTGACGGCCGAGCAATGCCAGACGGCGGGATCAGCCCCCGATTGCGCGGGTCTCGAATGGAATTGGCTCGGTACTGACGATCAGGGACGAGATGTCGTTGCGCGTCTCATTTACGGCTTCCGCATCTCGGTTCTGTTCGGCCTGATACTGACGATCGCGTCCGCCATTATCGGCGTCAGTGCCGGCGCGGTGCAGGGCTATTACGGCGGCTGGATCGATCTTCTGTTCCAGCGCTTCATCGAAATCTGGACCTCGATCCCGACGCTTTATCTCCTCATCATCCTGTCGGCCGTGCTCGCGCCCGGCTTCTGGATTCTGCTCGGCATCATGCTGCTGTTTACCTGGGTCGGGTTTGTCGGCTTTGTGCGCGCCGAATTCCTGCGCGCGCGCAATCTCGAATATGTCCGCGCCGCGCAGGCGCTCGGCGTCGGCACCAAGACAATCATGTGGCGCCACCTTTTGCCGAACGCGACGGTCGCGACCTTGACCTTCATGCCGTTTATCCTCAACGGCTCGATCACAACGCTCACCTCGCTCGACTTTCTCGGATTCGGCCTGCCGCCCGGCTCGGCCTCGCTCGGCGAGCTTCTCGCCCAGGGTAAAGCCAATCTTCAGGCGCCCTGGCTCGGCATTATGGGCTTTCTGTCCATCGCCGTGATGCTGTCGCTGCTCGTCTTTATCGGCGAGGCGGTGCGCGATGCTTTCGATCCGCGCAAGAGTTTCGCATGA